A region of the bacterium genome:
CGGTAATAAGATTGAACTCCATAGGCTGCTATCCCATCTAAACTGCTGTTATACAAAAAGAAACCTGTTTTTATGCGATTAACCACAGTATTTTCTCCCCAAATTTGATAGTAGTAATACTCTTTATCAGCCGTTTTTGTTGCTTCCCCCTGCTTTAACTTTTGCAAATAAGTCGCAAAACTTTGATACTTATCTTCTCCATAACGGTTGCAACCTGAAGATTCTCCTGCTGAAGCCCCGTAAATATTTAAATCAAGCTTTTGGGGTGCTGAAATCCCTTCTTCAGTTAAATCCTGATAAATTGGGAAGCTTGGATCAAGCATAGCCTCTACACATTCTCTTTTTATTGCTGTAGTTGCTTTCTCACCCACATCATGGATTAATTTAAGCCGAGATAAATGAGCTTTCATTCTCTCCTTAGATTGCTGGGGTTCATCATAGGTATAAAAATAAGGCACAAAACCATTATGGCGAACTATCTGAGCAATTTGACGGATATCGTCTATTTCAAGAGAACCAATTTTGATCTGAATAAAAGATCCCTTAAATCCCTTTTTTTTCATTAAATCAGTAACCAACTCCGCTGAGTTAGCATCATAGGAAATGATACTAGTTAAACCAGACTCTTTAAATACGTCTAAATACTTTGAATAAAGTTCTGGGCTTAATTTCCTTTCCCCACCTTCACCTATCTGTTGATTAAAGTAAACCAAAAAATCTTTATCCGGTTCAGGCAAAATAAAAGGCAAAACTGTCAATTTAAGTTGAAAAAACCTCTCCTCACCCTTTTGGGGCACAAACTTTACAGTACCAACATAGGTGCCAGCGTTAGTGTCTTGGGGCACTTTAATTCTCAAATAAAAAGTATGGGAGTGGTTAGCCTTGATATTGACACGAAAATCAGGATTAAGACTCGGCGGCTGGTATTCCCCGTTTACCCACCCCGGCTCAGCAGAGATTAAATCCTGTTCATTATCTTTAAGTAAAAGCTCTGGTACCTCTGCAGCTTGGGGATCTGTGTCGCAATGTTTATTATCACCTTTACACTGAAGCCAAAGCTTAATGTTATACAACTCTACGTTATCTTTACTAATACGGCCCTTGCCATACAAAGAATCTAAATCTGTAATCTCTATACGGCTTTCACCTAAATGATAGTTTGAACGAATAGAAAAAGTTAATGGCTCAATCTCACCCTTAGCAGCAAAAATAGAGAGCTCACCCCCTGGAGGGATAATTTCACTTTCTTCTGGCTTTGTCTCAGATAAAACATAATTAAATGAAGATTTAGAAAAAATAACATATCCAGAAGGAGTAGTTAAATCAGCAAAAATATCAGGCTTAAGGTAATAAATAAAAACAAAAGAAGTGACCAAAACTATAAGCAAAAAAACAACGAAGAAAATTTTCTTCTTTGTTAATAAAAACATCTCTACTGTCATTATAGCAGACAAAAAGGATAAAACTTATAAAATAAATTTTGCTAAAAAAATTTAGGCCCTGGCCGGACTCGAACCGGCAACGCCCACCTTAGGACGGTGGCGCTCTAGCCAATTGAGCTACAGGGCCATTATCTGGACCCAGCGGGATTTGAACCCGCAACCTCCGCTATGCGACAGCGGCGCTCTACCAATTGAGCTATGGGCCCCTCTTTTTTATCTCCAACCTAAAGTAAAAGTAAGCAGGATTTTTAAAAACCAACTCTCTTAAAGTCTAATACTTCTCGCACCTCACTTGGAAATAGGCTCTTGGATGACTGCAAGAAGGACAAACTAAAGGCGGCTGTTTACCAATATGTCTGTAGCCGCACTCCCGACAAACCCATTCCACTGGCCGTTTTTTTCTAAAAATTGACTTATTTTTAAATTCTTTAAGCAATCTTTTGTAGCGGTCCTCATGATGCTTTTCCGCTTCAGCAATAGCTCGTAAACGTTTAGCTATCTCCTTCAAGCCCTCCTTTTCAGCCACTTTGGCAAAATCTGGATACATTTTGCTGTATTCATAGTGTTCGCCAGAAATAGCTGCCTCTAAATTATCTTGGGTTTTGCCTAAAACAGTAGGCACTTCAGTAGGAACTTCTAAAACAACGTCTTTTTTTATTTTGCACTGTCTTTTTAACTCATTAATTAATTTGAACATCCAAGATGCATGTTCTTTTTCCTGCTCTGCAGTTTCAGCGAACACTCCGGCAATCTGTTCATAACCTTCTTCTTTAGCAATTTTAGAATAGCGGAAATAACGATTCCGAGCCTGCGATTCGCCGACAAAAGCAACAGCCAAATTTTTAATTGTTTCCTTCATAGTTTTAATTAATTTTTATTTTTTCCCTTGCTTTATTTTTGTCTTCTCTTATAAATTCTAAAACAATACCACCTTTTTATCAATAAAAACACTCCAAAAACATTCTTACATTTTTGAGAACATCAGAATAAAAAATATAAGATATTAGAGACAAGATTTGACAAAAAGTCTTCTCTGTTCTAGTATTTTAAACCTGACTATTTTAGTCATAATTAAACCTCTAAATAAACCAAAAATAATGCTCAAACTTTCTACTCAACTCCGCTATGGCTTGAGAGCTTTAGTATATTTAGCTTCCAAAAAAACATTTTGTTCCACTAAAGAAATCGCTGAAAGCGAAGGAATACCCCAAGCCTATTTGGAAAAAATACTCCTCAAATTAAAAAATCACGGGTTAGTCAAAGCCAAAAGAGGCAAATTTGGAGGCTTTAAAATCAAAACAAAAACCTTAAATATGCCTCTTAATAAAATTATTGAGGCTTTAGAACAAAAATCAGTGCGACTTCCTTGTGAAAATGTTTTCTGTCAAAAAGAGAAAAAATGCCTCTCAAGAAAAATCTGGCTAAAAGTAAAATCAGAAATTCTACACTCCCTTTCTCAAACTACTCTTAAAAAACTTCTTTCAAGTTAAAATTATTTATGAAAAATAAAATTTATCTTGATTACGCTGCCACCACTCCAACAGACAAAAAAGTACTCAAAAAAATTCTTCCTTATTTCACTGAAAATTTCGGCAACACTTCTTCTTTGCACCAACAAGGGGTTTCTGCCCGAAGAGCCTTAGAAGAAGCCCGCCAAACTATTGCCTTATTCTTAAAAGCAAAGCCTAACGAAATTATTTTTACCAGTTCAGCCACTGAAAGCAATAATCTTGCTCTTAAAGGTGTGGCTTTAGCCAATAAAGAAAAAGGACAGCGAATTCTTATCTCTGCCATAGAGCATGACTCTGTTCAGCAAGCTGCCTTTTGGCTTAAAAAACAAGGTTTTGCTGTAGAAGAAATACCTGTAGACAAAGAGGGATTTATAAAATTAGACAAACTTGAAAAAATGATTCAACCTGACACAATTTTAGTGTCAGTTATCCACGGCAATAACGAAATCGGGAGTATTCAGAAAATAAAAACAATTGCCAAAATCTGCCGCAAGTACAAAATATTGTTCCACACTGATGCGGCTCAATCCTTTGGCAGAATCCCTCTCAGCACTAAACAAGGTTTTG
Encoded here:
- a CDS encoding DUF4091 domain-containing protein translates to MFLLTKKKIFFVVFLLIVLVTSFVFIYYLKPDIFADLTTPSGYVIFSKSSFNYVLSETKPEESEIIPPGGELSIFAAKGEIEPLTFSIRSNYHLGESRIEITDLDSLYGKGRISKDNVELYNIKLWLQCKGDNKHCDTDPQAAEVPELLLKDNEQDLISAEPGWVNGEYQPPSLNPDFRVNIKANHSHTFYLRIKVPQDTNAGTYVGTVKFVPQKGEERFFQLKLTVLPFILPEPDKDFLVYFNQQIGEGGERKLSPELYSKYLDVFKESGLTSIISYDANSAELVTDLMKKKGFKGSFIQIKIGSLEIDDIRQIAQIVRHNGFVPYFYTYDEPQQSKERMKAHLSRLKLIHDVGEKATTAIKRECVEAMLDPSFPIYQDLTEEGISAPQKLDLNIYGASAGESSGCNRYGEDKYQSFATYLQKLKQGEATKTADKEYYYYQIWGENTVVNRIKTGFFLYNSSLDGIAAYGVQSYYRNKQGAKQYDDFDAPRKNINSLYPSSQGPVLTLQWEAFREGIDDYRYLKKYKDLLNDLRGKDLAQYRELAEELKEKMSVYFFYAANGEHPWELPDSFHQEVRTYIKDKILLVNKMLNPEIILPSPVKESPYSPPNNTENNNQKKDVASDSGFQSDSRTNSKENSEIAFKESINDLSFLTPRQTSQPSARDDNEKEIENSGNQQGSAESSNLSGSETEGLAGNSDFSTQQQSQDDTSQKIGSLLEEPSSENREATYWLAFVFIALAVVISIAFSLWWLKDRNKEDS
- a CDS encoding rubrerythrin family protein — translated: MKETIKNLAVAFVGESQARNRYFRYSKIAKEEGYEQIAGVFAETAEQEKEHASWMFKLINELKRQCKIKKDVVLEVPTEVPTVLGKTQDNLEAAISGEHYEYSKMYPDFAKVAEKEGLKEIAKRLRAIAEAEKHHEDRYKRLLKEFKNKSIFRKKRPVEWVCRECGYRHIGKQPPLVCPSCSHPRAYFQVRCEKY
- a CDS encoding Rrf2 family transcriptional regulator, whose translation is MLKLSTQLRYGLRALVYLASKKTFCSTKEIAESEGIPQAYLEKILLKLKNHGLVKAKRGKFGGFKIKTKTLNMPLNKIIEALEQKSVRLPCENVFCQKEKKCLSRKIWLKVKSEILHSLSQTTLKKLLSS
- a CDS encoding cysteine desulfurase — protein: MKNKIYLDYAATTPTDKKVLKKILPYFTENFGNTSSLHQQGVSARRALEEARQTIALFLKAKPNEIIFTSSATESNNLALKGVALANKEKGQRILISAIEHDSVQQAAFWLKKQGFAVEEIPVDKEGFIKLDKLEKMIQPDTILVSVIHGNNEIGSIQKIKTIAKICRKYKILFHTDAAQSFGRIPLSTKQGFDLLTASSHKVYGPKGAGLLYVKQGVKIEPLLHGGGHEFGLRASTVNVTAIVGFAEAIKICQKTQKEELKRISQLRDKLIEKILKNIRGSHLTGPKKNRLPHIASFYFDHIEGESLIMMLDQYGIAASTGSACSSKNLKPSSVLLACGLSPVQAHGSLRLSLGRQNSEEDIKYTVSVLKKIVQKLRKISPYA